The Juglans regia cultivar Chandler chromosome 2, Walnut 2.0, whole genome shotgun sequence genome includes a window with the following:
- the LOC109002076 gene encoding bidirectional sugar transporter SWEET4-like, translated as MVSADDARTLVGVLGNIISLFLFLSPVPTFVQIWKKGSVEQYSAAPYLATLLNCMVWTLYGVPMVHPHSTLVVTINGTGTAIELAYIILFLIYSDPQKRLRVLLFVLVEFIFISVLTVLVLTLAHTPKERSMIVGIVCIAFNVMMYASPLTVMKLVIYTKSVEYMPFFLSFASFANGLAWTAYALIRFDPFIAVPNAVGALFGIAQLLLYATFYRSTKRQIADRKLSKGMLDMSEVVVAGDQDDSKKKKVGSAGPHVDGSATATA; from the exons ATGGTTTCTGCAGATGATGCTCGAACATTAGTTGGTGTTCTAG gaaacattatctctctcttcttgttcttgtccCCGGT GCCAACTTTTGTTCAAATATGGAAGAAAGGTTCGGTAGAGCAATACTCAGCAGCACCATACCTAGCGACCCTATTGAACTGCATGGTCTGGACCTTGTACGGAGTGCCCATGGTGCATCCCCACAGCACACTGGTGGTGACCATCAATGGAACGGGGACAGCCATCGAGCTCGCATACATAATCCTCTTCTTGATCTACTCTGACCCGCAAAAGAGGCTGAGAGTTTTGCTTTTTGTGCTCGTTGAATTCATATTCATCAGCGTTCTCACTGTTTTAGTTCTAACTCTAGCCCATACGCCCAAGGAACGCTCTATGATTGTCGGCATCGTATGCATTGCGTTCAACGTCATGATGTATGCTTCGCCATTGACTGTCATG AAATTGGTGATATACACAAAAAGCGTGGAGTACATGCCATTCTTCCTCTCCTTCGCTTCCTTCGCCAATGGTCTTGCTTGGACTGCTTACGCTCTTATCCGTTTCGACCCCTTTATTGCT GTACCCAACGCAGTGGGAGCACTGTTCGGCATAGCCCAGCTGCTTCTCTATGCTACCTTTTACAGATCCACAAAACGACAGATTGCAGACAGGAAATTAAGCAAAGGAATGTTGGATATGTCTGAGGTGGTGGTGGCCGGTGATCAAGATGACTCTAAGAAGAAGAAGGTAGGCAGTGCTGGACCTCATGTTGATGGATCTGCTACCGCTACTGCTTAA
- the LOC109002077 gene encoding protein NLP6-like: protein MGGPEEQSSGFPPKSPGPTVEVEEEEDRFEALVLDLDDLDGSWPLDQISLFSDHNHENNDNNLPMSPLCLSCSDQAFSPLWAFLDGNDYAKHPTSALPDCSGLLSGTPISIAERPMVNNDGKQRLPSPLIELVPLDNPDGYCAIKERMTQALRTFKDLTEQNVLAQVWVPVKNGSQYVLTTSGQPFVIGSHINGLHQYRMVSQMYMFPVDEETDGLPGLPGRVFQKRVPEWTPNVQFYSMLEYPRRNHAQNYNVHGTLALPVTEPSGQSCVAVLELIMTSAKINYAPEFDKVCKALETVNLKSSKILDCPSTQIRNEGRQNALAEILGILTVVCETHKLPLAQTWVPCRHRNILAHGGGLKKSCTSFDGSCMAQVCMSTTDVALYVVDAHMWRFREACVQHHLQKGQGVAGRAFLSHNSCFCGNVTLFCKTDYPLVHYARMFGLASCFAICLRSTHTGDDDYILEFFLPRGISDFYEQQILLGSLLATMKQHFQSLKVASGIELEEKVSVEIVQVSTGERVDSRLESVRIPPSTKSPPRPDGLPNMGDMVQVDSSKQQLMVHLNYINYNGAGSLNKFSPSENKEMRKTSERKRGKTEKSISLEVLQQYFAGSLKDAAKSLGVCPTTMKRICRQHGISRWPSRKINKVNRSLSKLKRVIESVQGAEEAFGLSSIHPSTLPARSNQQTSPCFKPSEPQEMNESPTLKNNHQQDDMGDQLQGERMLCPEKLVHDHSRFPPEVDKGSSRSKSRSSSCEESAGSPTSHGSCQVSPPNESTVPAKHPFVSSINEQCVNVGGSPELAYPTTSPLNMSATYSIPDVLLMTEPQETFEGMLIEDSGISKDLRNLCPSVADALLDEQVPEFCSTNPPCPNMAPNQSMAPLAHTMPHDRARKEMKSLTVKASYREDIIRFRISLGSCILELKEEVAKRLKLEVGTFEIKYLDDDHEWVLIACDADLQECMDISRLSGFNTIRLLVQDIMSNLGTSCESSGE, encoded by the exons ATGGGCGGGCCGGAAGAACAGAGCTCCGGCTTCCCTCCCAAGTCACCGGGACCAACAGTAGAggtggaggaagaggaggacAGATTCGAGGCGTTGGTCCTGGATCTGGATGATCTTGATGGTTCCTGGCCGTTGGATCAGATATCCTTATTCTCCGACCACAACCAcgaaaataatgataataatctCCCCATGTCTCCGCTCTGCCTCTCCTGCTCCGACCAGGCCTTTTCTCCTCTCTGGGCTTTCCTCGATGGAAACGACTACGCAAAGCATCCCACCTCAGCTCTCCCGGACTGCTCGGGTTTGCTATCCG GTACTCCCATTTCTATAGCTGAAAGGCCAATGGTGAATAATGATGGTAAGCAAAGACTTCCATCTCCACTTATTGAGCTGGTGCCCCTGGACAATCCAGATGGGTATTGTGCCATCAAGGAGAGGATGACACAGGCACTTCGTACTTTCAAAGATTTGACTGAACAAAATGTTCTAGCTCAGGTTTGGGTACCTGTAAAGAATGGGAGTCAGTATGTGCTCACGACTTCAGGGCAGCCTTTTGTTATTGGTTCTCATATCAATGGACTTCATCAGTATAGGATGGTCTCTCAGATGTACATGTTTCCCGTGGATGAGGAGACCGATGGACTCCCTGGACTTCCTGGCCGTGTTTTCCAGAAAAGAGTACCAGAATGGACTCCAAATGTGCAGTTTTACTCCATGCTGGAATATCCACGTCGTAATCATGCCCAGAATTACAATGTTCATGGAACCTTGGCGTTGCCTGTGACTGAGCCTTCTGGCCAGTCCTGTGTTGCTGTGCTTGAGCTCATCATGACTTCAGCAAAGATCAATTATGCACCTGAATTTGATAAAGTCTGCAAAGCACTTGAG ACAGTAAATCTGAAAAGTTCCAAGATATTGGATTGTCCAAGCACACAG ATCCGTAATGAAGGTCGCCAGAATGCGCTGGCTGAGATTTTGGGGATATTGACTGTGGTGTGTGAAACTCACAAATTACCTTTGGCTCAGACTTGGGTTCCATGCAGGCATCGTAATATTCTGGCCCATGGTGGTGGTTTGAAGAAGAGCTGTACTAGCTTTGATGGTAGTTGCATGGCACAAGTCTGCATGTCAACAACTGATGTGGCATTGTATGTTGTAGATGCTCACATGTGGCGATTCCGGGAGGCCTGTGTTCAGCATCACCTGCAAAAGGGTCAGGGAGTTGCTGGGAGAGCATTTTTGTCTCATAATTCATGTTTCTGTGGAAACGTTACCCTATTCTGCAAAACTGATTACCCCTTAGTTCACTATGCACGAATGTTTGGGCTAGCCAGCTGTTTTGCAATCTGCTTACGGAGCACTCATACTGGGGATGATGATTACATTCTCGAATTTTTTCTGCCCCGTGGCATCTCAGATTTCTACGAACAACAGATATTATTGGGCTCCTTACTGGCAACCATGAAACAGCATTTCCAGAGTCTTAAGGTTGCTTCAGGTATTGAACTTGAAGAGAAAGTATCTGTTGAAATCGTTCAAGTTTCTACGGGTGAGAGAGTTGATTCAAGACTTGAATCCGTACGAATACCCCCATCTACGAAATCACCTCCTAGGCCTGATGGCTTGCCGAATATGGGAGATATGGTGCAGGTAGATTCATCAAAACAACAGTTAATGGTGCACTTGaattacataaattataatggtGCTGGAAGCCTCAATAAGTTTTCTCCCTCAGAGAATAAGGAGATGAGAAAAACATCAGAGAGAAAACGTGGAAAAACTGAGAAATCAATTAGTCTTGAAGTTCTCCAACAATATTTTGCTGGTAGTCTTAAAGATGCTGCAAAGAGCCTTGGTG TTTGCCCTACTACAATGAAGCGCATCTGTAGGCAGCACGGGATCTCCCGATGGCCTTCTCGCAAGATCAACAAGGTCAACCGTTCCCTCTCTAAGCTAAAGCGTGTAATTGAATCTGTTCAAGGTGCTGAAGAAGCCTTTGGTTTAAGTTCTATCCACCCCAGTACACTTCCTGCCAGATCCAATCAACAAACGTCACCATGCTTTAAACCCTCTGAACCTCAGGAAATGAATGAATCACCGACACTAAAAAACAATCATCAACAGGATGACATGGGAGATCAATTGCAAGGAGAGAGAATGCTTTGTCCGGAGAAACTTGTTCATGATCATAGTAGGTTTCCCCCAGAGGTCGATAAAGGCTCAAGCAGGTCCAAATCAAGGAGTAGCTCGTGTGAAGAAAGTGCTGGCAGCCCAACTTCTCACGGTTCATGCCAAGTTAGTCCCCCAAATGAAAGCACAGTACCGGCAAAGCATCCATTCGTTTCTTCCATCAATGAGCAATGCGTTAATGTAGGGGGCTCCCCTGAATTGGCATATCCAACTACAAGTCCACTAAATATGTCAGCTACATACTCAATACCTGATGTTCTTTTGATGACAGAACCTCAAGAAACATTTGAAGGAATGCTGATTGAGGATTCTGGAATTTCAAAAGATTTGAGAAATCTATGTCCTTCAGTTGCAGATGCTCTGTTGGATGAGCAGGTCCCAGAATTTTGTTCTACAAACCCTCCATGTCCCAATATGGCTCCCAACCAATCCATGGCTCCTCTTGCTCACACAATGCCACACGATAGAGCTAGGAAGGAGATGAAGAGCCTGACAGTGAAGGCATCATATAGAGAAGATATCATCAGGTTTCGCATCTCCTTGGGTTCGTGTATTTTGGAGTTGAAAGAAGAAGTGGCAAAGAGGTTGAAACTGGAGGTGGGTACATTTGAGATCAAGTATCTGGATGATGATCATGAGTGGGTATTGATAGCCTGTGATGCTGACCTGCAGGAGTGTATGGATATTTCAAGATTGTCGGGCTTCAATACAATCAGGCTTTTGGTTCAAGATATAATGTCCAATTTGGGGACCTCCTGTGAGAGCTCTGGGGAGTGA